One Panicum virgatum strain AP13 chromosome 9K, P.virgatum_v5, whole genome shotgun sequence genomic region harbors:
- the LOC120648808 gene encoding uncharacterized protein LOC120648808, with amino-acid sequence MVPKWLVLLATLLLLLAAAVGQVRGDPPVGVLIPNNVTVIISGVVPCSNGSNIDVAAVPQFAGATVEAVVCDGNVVGTATTDAAGNFTIDLGPVSTVLEELVLCLRNRCSAAVTTPLATCNASLGGGTLTATLQFLQARHTTITDRFATSDDVTFILSNGLFNIDVVSSGILFVSPGLFSAY; translated from the exons ATGGTGCCCAAgtggctcgtcctcctcgccactctcctcctcctcctcgccgccgccgtcggccaggTGCGCGGCGATCCGCCGGTGGGCGTGCTTATTCCTAACAACGTTACCGTCATCATCTCCGGCGTAGTGCCGTGCAGCAACGGGAGCAACATCGACGTCGCGGCGGTCCCGCAGTTCGCCG GCGCCACCGTTGAGGCGGTAGTATGCGACGGCAACGTGGTGGGCACCGCGACGACGGACGCCGCCGGGAACTTCACCATCGACCTGGGCCCTGTCAGTACCGTCCTGGAGGAGCTCGTGCTCTGCCTGCGCAACCGGTGCAGTGCGGCGGTGACGACCCCGCTGGCCACCTGCAACGCGTCCCTGGGCGGCGGGACGCTGACCGCGACGCTGCAGTTCCTGCAGGCCCGCCACACCACCATCACCGATAGGTTCGCAACCAGCGACGACGTCACGTTTATCTTATCCAATGGCTTGTTCAACATCGACGTCGTCAGCAGCGGCATCCTCTTCGTCTCCCCCGGGCTCTTCTCAGCCTACTAA
- the LOC120648141 gene encoding phylloplanin-like translates to MAPRSLALLAALLVAAAGQVRVRGLMPAPAGVSPLVGYKIISGRVPCRNGSSIDGESGPPFPNATVELVCRAVGVLNTTTDAAGRFSVYTVKIPRGVIHDALHRRCRVVVLTPLAACNESLAGVAGRLTAPLEEPPRVPIGLGLGYTLAFIVGAFSVV, encoded by the exons ATGGCGCCCAGGAGCcttgccctcctcgccgccctcctcgtcgccgccgccggccaggtcAGGGTGCGCGGCCtcatgccggcgccggcgggcgtgAGTCCCCTGGTTGGCTACAAAATCATCTCCGGCAGAGTGCCGTGCCGCAACGGGAGCTCCATCGACGGAGAGTCGGGCCCGCCGTTCCCCA ACGCCACCGTAGAGCTGGTGTGCCGCGCCGTCGGGGTGCTCAACACGACGacggacgccgccggccgcttcaGCGTCTACACGGTCAAGATCCCCCGCGGCGTGATCCACGACGCGCTGCACCGCCGGTGCAGGGTGGTGGTGCTCACCCCGCTGGCCGCCTGCAACGAGTccctggccggcgtcgccggtAGGCTGACCGCACCGCTGGAGGAGCCGCCGCGAGTGCCCATCGGCCTCGGGCTCGGCTACACTCTCGCCTTCATCGTCGGGGCCTTCTCCGTAGTCTAG